In Vespa velutina chromosome 1, iVesVel2.1, whole genome shotgun sequence, the following proteins share a genomic window:
- the LOC124955978 gene encoding uncharacterized protein LOC124955978, translating into MLATPKNKGDLFLASSLCDGLEDTNIKQVTTLILNKEADPNVLIPTHGITPFHLVIGNDSEIFAEEVTKLFLRHGGNPNVKSVDGLTPVHVAAAWGRIRILELLLSNGGDPLQLDDEGQSPFHYAFDGKYYKVITLLGKYCGYNIDEDGKPKYKLSLDKIVLNNGNAVAEYIIPKNTSLSVNYDGSSKMILIYSNEHISSDIDDSCMTSIVSSFPSKQDLKKDELDFMFEKLCINENVKKEKVLISEIINSLSTSLTSDATINETFLDHVKHEKQSMPTKSSPKNCILPLLSSSQKTSSKFNSIKSKKKYVTSKFKQKDLLSHDFNEPLIESCKSKSTKKSKTNLHKLPFMSSSILDNSIISTSPNFYTPINKRKRQNIVKTSNVDSYSPSNNPRNKYIKSIFTPYPRKQYKSPISCEYNEQRKEMIQSTPRRKQRHIQTSCKDMTKYYYPYTKNEDKKKNSALEHSDKTFNLISSDTSILSLSPDDSYFPKQKNNERYVDKRFAVKLHEGKYDENINVLSYDDTFTILTNSDNPTISSNILQSLTDLKSTNIINNNNQHVNNNDPYEIYNHIQSSATCEDLKKMKAHNCVSEIEKYTTLNIEKQVLSNNTEINDLQNRKLNEYNVLEQSISMSGSSALYISVEEEYKYEDPEKGVILLERRKCITPASIQEDNKENESSFSKNKTNISSSNFPSELLFIDDHILRQKLTELGDMPGPITTTTRHLYLKRLVNIQNKQMCTTSSSLKDISNVNQMKPWLAFGDWINDLNLYRTIETDVFKEFISPDPSRRWREGTSKTSFNYLLLDPRITQDLPHRTLQLSESEIWMTFLSSIFYIGKGKRSRPYSHLYDAFNIWVSKEQNLLNKKIKHILDIWNDGYGVICLHVFQNTIPVEAYTREAVMIDALGIEHLTNCKSGEYYGIIATWNSRDKCRFGRYLLHKALQILLHEGERQLFPQHL; encoded by the exons atgttagcTACGCCAAAAAATAAAGGGGACCTATTTTTGGCTTCTTCACTTTGCGATGGTCTTGAAGATACAAATATAAA acaAGTGACAACTCTTATATTGAATAAAGAGGCAGATCCTAATGTTTTAATTCCCACACATGGTATTACTCCGTTTCATTTAGTGATTGGCAATGATTCAGAAATATTTGCAGAAGaagtaacaaaattatttttacgacaTGGTGGAAATCCTAATGTTAA GTCTGTTGATGGATTAACACCTGTTCATGTTGCCGCTGCTTGGGGTAGAATACGTATTTTAGAGTTACTGTTATCAAATGGTGGTGATCCTTTACAGTTAGACGACGAAGGTCAAAGTCCATTTCATTATGCATTTGATGGAAAGtattataaagttattacaCTACTTGGAAAATATTGTGGTTATAATATAGATGAAGATGGAAAaccaaaatataaattatcattag ATAAAATTGTCTTAAATAATGGTAATGCTGTAGCTGAATATATCATACCAAAAAATACTTCGTTAAGTGTAAACTATGATGGCTCAAGTAAAATGATTTTGATATATTCTAATGAACATATATCTAGTGATATAGATGACTCCTGTATGACTTCCATTGTATCATCTTTTCCATCAAAACaagatttaaagaaagatgaaTTAGATTTTATGTTTGAAAAACTTTGcattaatgaaaatgttaaaaaggagaaagttcTCATtagtgaaattattaattctctttctacATCACTTACAAGTGATGCAACTATTAATGAAACCTTCTTAGATCATGTAAAACATGAGAAACAAAGTATGCCTACAAAAAGTTCACCTAAGAATTGtattttaccattattatcttcaaGTCAGAAGACGAGTTCtaaatttaattctataaagtcaaagaaaaaatatgtcacATCAAAATTCAAgcaaaaagatttattatcgcATGATTTTAACGAACCACTAATTGAGTCTTGTAAATCTAAATCTACAAAAAAATCCAAGACAAATCTTCATAAATTACCTTTTATGTCATCAAGTATTTTAGACAATTCAATTATAAGTACTTCACCGAATTTTTATACTccaataaacaaaagaaaaagacaaaatatagTTAAAACTTCGAATGTCGATAGCTATTCTCCATCAAATAATCCTAGAAACAAATACATTAAATCCATTTTTACACCATATCcaagaaaacaatataaatcaCCGATTTCTTGTGAATACAAtgagcaaagaaaagaaatgattcaaTCTACACCAAGAAGAAAGCAAAGGCATATTCAGACTTCTTGTAAAGATatgacaaaatattattatccatatacgaaaaatgaagataaaaaaaagaattctgcATTAGAACATTCAGACAAGACATTTAATCTTATTTCAAGTGATActtctatattatcgttatcaccagACGATTCATATTTTCctaaacagaaaaataatgaaagatatgTGGATAAACGATTTGCTGTGAAATTACATGAAGGCAAATATGATGAAAACATAAATGTTTTATCTTATGATGAtacttttactattttaaCCAATTCTGATAATCCAACAAtatcttcaaatattttacaatcttTAACGGATTTAAAAAgcacaaatattattaataataataatcaacatgtaaataataatgatccttatgaaatatataatcatatacaATCATCAGCTACATGTGAGGatttgaaaaagatgaagGCACATAACTGTGTTtctgaaattgaaaaatatacaacattaaatattgaaaaacaagttttatcaaataatacagaaataaatgatttacaGAATAGAAAactaaatgaatataatgtattaGAACAAAGTATATCAATGTCAGG gTCTTCTGCTTTATACATAAGtgtagaagaagaatataagtATGAAGATCCAGAAAAAGGAGTCATTTTACTAGAACGACGAAAATGTATCACTCCTGCCAG CATTCAAGaagataacaaagaaaatgaatctAGTTTTAGCAAGAATAAAACAA atatctcATCATCTAATTTTCCATCTGAATTGCTTTTCATTGATGATCATATTCTTAGACAAAAGCTAACTGAATTAGGTGATATGCCTGGGCCAATTACTACTACCACAAGACACTTATATTTAAAACGTCTTgttaatatacaaaataaacaaatgtgtacaacttcgtcttctttaaaagatatttctaatGTAAATCAAATGAAACCATGGTTAGCATTTGGAGATTGGATAAatgatttgaatttatataggaCAATTGAAACTGATGTATTTAAAGAATTCATTTCACCAGATCCATCTCGTAGATGGCGTGAAGGAACATCTAAAAcctcttttaattatcttttattggATCCACGTATAACTCAGGATTTACCACATCGTACTTTACAGCTTTCCGAATCAGAGATTTGGatgacttttctttcttctatattttacATTGGGAAAGGTAAACGATCTAGACCCTATTCTCATCTTTATGACGCTTTTAACATATGGGtttcaaaagaacaaaatttattaaacaaaaaaattaaacatatattagatatatggAATGATGGCTATGGTGTTATATGTTTACATGTATTCCAAAACACAATTCCGGTAGAAGCATATACGCGAGAAGCAGTAATGATAGATGCATTAGGTATTGAACATTTAACAAATTGTAAAAGTGGTGAATATTATGGTATTATAGCTACATGGAATTCGAGAGATAAATGTAGATTTGGAAGATATTTGTTACATAAAgcattacaaattttattgcaCGAAGGTGAAAGACAACTCTTTCCtcaacatttataa
- the LOC124955984 gene encoding sec1 family domain-containing protein 2-like isoform X1, with product MNFIDEVEEFTHKCWKSIFMEVHEAVVFIDSAATECLHWHTGDQGYLVLKTAGAFSVHELATYSLRNVKDNNDGKAVIISTSAYANFYEYIIKMIMEQNEFKSYTIITTVHYRTMNYDNNISNKEIKNYTKMKEDLQSFINSKNPLQNISIEIIYVPIFISLLTRSLFTTPPFVNLMPPIHIPDANKIKETELYINHFVSSLESLFHHLDIIEDIYSIGKCSDYIAETLKNLPAAIKRRSKLNGASGSRISLILIDRTLDLSAVTSHDTNSVLSRMLCILPHLPNHTNDIAVNMNPVVCESMIDAPFIEIPGCLATTDKNLIDILISKKQQAVLVTANHLLQSILTSKGSPKSKITTRVSVHSLEKQMYKFQDKNEIYSTLESSKQLQIIWAIVQSLKSDKNMQIELLLSIEKLISQNVAVSRDSSSVLTQLSNIIRTRHDRKLDTENLLALLIYVYALAGTEIHFSPAQEELLEESLSMAFYEDMKVFNESTDITNGVYQQILLLLGVTDDESAKEISMKTAKHFITMLHDIAKKREGLRNYVSLVSDPHPSEMVQYVGILEQLVKDIINPKRPKIHDLHATSMHSSISFNLFSKSKTEHHPADNPWILIYVVGGITPEESRKVQEIVSLYKTNCSITLAGSRLLNPSDIVNEVLLMGIKD from the exons atgaatttcattgaTGAAGTAGAAGAATTTACACATAAATGTTGGAAGAGTATTTTTATGGAGGTACACGAAGCTGTTGTTTTTATAGATTCTGCAGCAACAGAATGTCTTCACTGGCATACAGGTGATCAAGGATATCTTGTATTAAAAACTGCAGGAGCATTTTCTGTACATGAATTAGCTACCTATAGTttacgt AAtgtaaaggataataatgatggaaAAGCTGTGATTATTTCCACTTCTGCTTAtgcaaatttttatgaatatattattaaaatgataatggaacaaaatgaatttaaaagttATACAATTATCACTACTGTACACTATAGAACAatgaattacgataataatatatcaaataaagaaataaagaattatacaaaaatgaaagaggatTTACAAAGTTTCATAAATTCTAAAAATCCCTTGCAG aatatttccATAGAAATCATTTATGTTCCCATTTTTATAAGTCTTCTAACCAGAAGTTTATTTACTACTCCAccatttgtaaatttaatgCCACCAATTCATATACCTGAtgctaataaaattaaagaaacagaattgtatataaatcattttgtaaGCTCTTTGGAAAGCTTATTTCATCACTTGGATAttatagaagatatatattcAATCGGTAAATGTAGTGACTATATAGCAGAAACATTAAAGAATTTGCCTGCAGCAATCAAACGTAGATCT aaactAAATGGAGCATCTGGGTCCagaatatctttaattttaattgatagaaCATTAGATTTAAGTGCAGTTACTAGTCATGATACGAATTCAGTTCTGTCAAGGATGTTATGTATTTTACCACATTTGCCTAACCACACCAATGATATTGCAGTAAATATGAATCCGGTCGTTTGTGAATCAATg atAGATGCACCATTTATTGAAATACCAGGATGCTTAGCAACTactgataaaaatttgattgacATCTTGATCTCAAAGAAACAGCAAGCTGTCCTTGTAACTGCAAATCATTTACTTCAAAGTATTTTAACATCAAAAGGAAGTCCTAAATCTAAAATAACTACAAGAGTTTCTGTCCATAGTTTAGAAAAGCAAATGTACAAATTTCAGgataaaaatgagatatatTCTACATTAGAATCCAGCAAACAATTACAG ATAATTTGGGCAATTGTGCAGTCACTGAAATCAGATAAAAATATGCAGATAGAGTTGCTTCTTAGTATCGAAAAATTGATATCACAAAATGTAGCAGTCAGTAGAGATTCTTCAAGTGTATTAACACAA CTAAGCAACATCATAAGAACACGACACGATAGAAAATTAGATACAGAAAATCTTCTTGCTTtgttaatatatgtttatgccCTTGCTGGTAcagaaatacatttttcacCTGCTCAAGAAGAACTTTTAGAAGAATCCCTTTCTATGGCTTTCTATGAAGACATGAAAGTTTTTAATGAAAGTACAGATATTACAAATGGAGTTTACcaacaaattttattgttattag gAGTCACAGATGATGAATCTGCAAAAGAGATATCAATGAAGACAGCAAAACATTTTATCACCATGCTACATGATATAGCAAAAAAACGAGAAGGATTGCGCAATTATgt ATCTCTGGTATCTGATCCTCATCCTAGTGAAATGGTTCAATATGTTGGTATATTAGAACAATTagttaaagatataataaatccgAAGAGACCTAAAATTCATGATCTACACGCAACATCAATGCATTCCAGTATTAGTTtcaa TCTTTTTTCGAAAAGCAAAACGGAACATCATCCTGCAGATAACCCatggatattaatatatgttgtTGGTGGTATTACACCGGAAGAAAGTAGGAAAGTTCAAGAGATAGTGTCCCTGTATAAAACAAATTGTTCCATAACACTAGCAGGATCTCGATTATTAAATCCATCAGACATAGTAAATGAAGTCCTTTTAATgggaataaaagattaa
- the LOC124955984 gene encoding sec1 family domain-containing protein 2-like isoform X2, translating into MIMEQNEFKSYTIITTVHYRTMNYDNNISNKEIKNYTKMKEDLQSFINSKNPLQNISIEIIYVPIFISLLTRSLFTTPPFVNLMPPIHIPDANKIKETELYINHFVSSLESLFHHLDIIEDIYSIGKCSDYIAETLKNLPAAIKRRSKLNGASGSRISLILIDRTLDLSAVTSHDTNSVLSRMLCILPHLPNHTNDIAVNMNPVVCESMIDAPFIEIPGCLATTDKNLIDILISKKQQAVLVTANHLLQSILTSKGSPKSKITTRVSVHSLEKQMYKFQDKNEIYSTLESSKQLQIIWAIVQSLKSDKNMQIELLLSIEKLISQNVAVSRDSSSVLTQLSNIIRTRHDRKLDTENLLALLIYVYALAGTEIHFSPAQEELLEESLSMAFYEDMKVFNESTDITNGVYQQILLLLGVTDDESAKEISMKTAKHFITMLHDIAKKREGLRNYVSLVSDPHPSEMVQYVGILEQLVKDIINPKRPKIHDLHATSMHSSISFNLFSKSKTEHHPADNPWILIYVVGGITPEESRKVQEIVSLYKTNCSITLAGSRLLNPSDIVNEVLLMGIKD; encoded by the exons atgataatggaacaaaatgaatttaaaagttATACAATTATCACTACTGTACACTATAGAACAatgaattacgataataatatatcaaataaagaaataaagaattatacaaaaatgaaagaggatTTACAAAGTTTCATAAATTCTAAAAATCCCTTGCAG aatatttccATAGAAATCATTTATGTTCCCATTTTTATAAGTCTTCTAACCAGAAGTTTATTTACTACTCCAccatttgtaaatttaatgCCACCAATTCATATACCTGAtgctaataaaattaaagaaacagaattgtatataaatcattttgtaaGCTCTTTGGAAAGCTTATTTCATCACTTGGATAttatagaagatatatattcAATCGGTAAATGTAGTGACTATATAGCAGAAACATTAAAGAATTTGCCTGCAGCAATCAAACGTAGATCT aaactAAATGGAGCATCTGGGTCCagaatatctttaattttaattgatagaaCATTAGATTTAAGTGCAGTTACTAGTCATGATACGAATTCAGTTCTGTCAAGGATGTTATGTATTTTACCACATTTGCCTAACCACACCAATGATATTGCAGTAAATATGAATCCGGTCGTTTGTGAATCAATg atAGATGCACCATTTATTGAAATACCAGGATGCTTAGCAACTactgataaaaatttgattgacATCTTGATCTCAAAGAAACAGCAAGCTGTCCTTGTAACTGCAAATCATTTACTTCAAAGTATTTTAACATCAAAAGGAAGTCCTAAATCTAAAATAACTACAAGAGTTTCTGTCCATAGTTTAGAAAAGCAAATGTACAAATTTCAGgataaaaatgagatatatTCTACATTAGAATCCAGCAAACAATTACAG ATAATTTGGGCAATTGTGCAGTCACTGAAATCAGATAAAAATATGCAGATAGAGTTGCTTCTTAGTATCGAAAAATTGATATCACAAAATGTAGCAGTCAGTAGAGATTCTTCAAGTGTATTAACACAA CTAAGCAACATCATAAGAACACGACACGATAGAAAATTAGATACAGAAAATCTTCTTGCTTtgttaatatatgtttatgccCTTGCTGGTAcagaaatacatttttcacCTGCTCAAGAAGAACTTTTAGAAGAATCCCTTTCTATGGCTTTCTATGAAGACATGAAAGTTTTTAATGAAAGTACAGATATTACAAATGGAGTTTACcaacaaattttattgttattag gAGTCACAGATGATGAATCTGCAAAAGAGATATCAATGAAGACAGCAAAACATTTTATCACCATGCTACATGATATAGCAAAAAAACGAGAAGGATTGCGCAATTATgt ATCTCTGGTATCTGATCCTCATCCTAGTGAAATGGTTCAATATGTTGGTATATTAGAACAATTagttaaagatataataaatccgAAGAGACCTAAAATTCATGATCTACACGCAACATCAATGCATTCCAGTATTAGTTtcaa TCTTTTTTCGAAAAGCAAAACGGAACATCATCCTGCAGATAACCCatggatattaatatatgttgtTGGTGGTATTACACCGGAAGAAAGTAGGAAAGTTCAAGAGATAGTGTCCCTGTATAAAACAAATTGTTCCATAACACTAGCAGGATCTCGATTATTAAATCCATCAGACATAGTAAATGAAGTCCTTTTAATgggaataaaagattaa
- the LOC124956033 gene encoding DNA repair protein XRCC2, translating into MQSNLESGLQLITRLRKNLCVSEFDDTLFFNGLKNTDIIEITGDVSSGKSLLLANILAKCILPYRYDDIHVKGLAASAILINTDCHFQISKLVKIMTTIVTDVYKSIDIKKVNNETINKIVNDVLDNLIIINCYGNDQFLLTLHTLESILFCNEKIVILAIDSISAYYWQTRENNDIKSLDTYVINLIKLIRATTSQYNVITIYTRPSGLTINDIKSIKFITTNILKELNYIIRLFKNNDSEKHLCLIESKKETRTISFMINTGIIKWITERD; encoded by the coding sequence ATGCAATCAAATCTCGAAAGTGGATTGCAATTAATTACAAGGTTAAGAAAAAATCTATGTGTTTCAGAGTTTGATgatactcttttttttaacggaTTAAAAAATACGGACATTATAGAAATAACTGGAGATGTATCCAGTGGAAAATCACTTTTGTTAGCGAACATTCTTGCCAAGTGCATACTTCCTTATAGGTACGACGATATTCATGTTAAAGGTCTTGCAGCTTCagcgatattaataaatactgaTTGTCACtttcaaatatcaaaattagTTAAAATAATGACGACGATTGTGACTGATGTATATAAATCCATtgatataaagaaagtaaataatgaaacgataaataaaattgttaatgaCGTGctcgataatttaattataattaattgttatggAAATGATCAATTTCTATTAACATTACATACGTTagaaagtatattattttgcaATGAAAAGATTGTAATTTTGGCAATCGATAGTATATCAGCATATTATTGGCAAAccagagaaaataatgatattaagtCTCTAGATACCTAcgtgataaatttaataaaacttattCGAGCAACCACATCTCAATACAATGTTATAACGATTTATACAAGACCAAGTGGATTGactataaatgatattaagtccataaaatttattactacaaatattttaaaagaattaaattatattattcgcttatttaaaaataatgattcagAAAAACATTTGTGCTTAATAgagtcaaaaaaagaaacaagaactATTAGCTTTATGATTAATACTGGTATTATTAAGTGGATAACAGAaagagattaa